The following proteins are co-located in the Chryseobacterium daecheongense genome:
- a CDS encoding ribokinase: MNFSSVQPKIIVVGSSSIDLVLETEKLPAPNDTVLAINSDSYFGGKGANQAVGTARLGASVYFIGCVGMDPLGQQIMRNLVNENVNVGFVAETDKEATGTAYVTTSDGNAAIVVVPAANKLLSTKHIEDADRYFPTADLILVQLEVSIEVVEYTIRKAKKYGKKVGLYASPAMKLSEEVLENVDFVIVKSSELYIVFGEEEKERVLEKYFNKVFVRDDTNSTIYFDGTEMKYFRNHNDNKTVHKMGMGDAFTSGFAIALCHNNPIEECVKFGNEVSLKVSTRKGSQTGLPRMSDYVI, encoded by the coding sequence ATGAACTTTTCCTCAGTACAACCCAAAATTATAGTTGTTGGCAGCTCTTCCATAGATCTTGTTCTGGAAACTGAAAAACTTCCGGCTCCTAATGATACTGTTTTAGCCATTAATTCGGATAGTTATTTTGGTGGAAAAGGAGCCAATCAGGCTGTAGGAACTGCAAGATTGGGAGCCAGTGTTTATTTCATTGGATGTGTGGGGATGGACCCACTGGGACAGCAAATTATGCGTAATCTGGTGAATGAAAATGTGAATGTGGGATTTGTTGCAGAAACAGACAAAGAAGCTACAGGAACAGCTTATGTGACGACTTCTGATGGTAATGCTGCCATTGTTGTGGTACCGGCTGCAAATAAGCTTTTAAGTACCAAACATATTGAAGATGCAGACCGGTATTTTCCTACAGCAGATCTTATCCTGGTTCAGTTAGAAGTTTCTATAGAAGTTGTTGAATATACCATTAGAAAAGCAAAAAAATACGGAAAAAAAGTTGGTCTCTATGCTTCACCGGCTATGAAACTTAGTGAAGAAGTACTGGAAAATGTAGATTTTGTAATCGTAAAAAGTAGTGAACTCTATATTGTTTTTGGTGAGGAGGAAAAAGAGCGGGTTCTTGAAAAATATTTTAATAAAGTTTTTGTAAGAGATGATACGAATTCCACGATTTATTTTGATGGAACTGAAATGAAATACTTCAGAAACCATAACGATAATAAAACGGTACATAAAATGGGAATGGGAGATGCATTTACATCCGGATTTGCCATAGCCTTGTGTCATAATAATCCTATTGAGGAGTGTGTAAAGTTTGGAAATGAAGTTTCTTTAAAAGTCTCTACGAGAAAAGGATCGCAAACCGGATTGCCTAGAATGTCCGATTATGTTATTTAA
- a CDS encoding DUF4241 domain-containing protein yields MTHVENIKKLFSRDFVESPLLESFEVGKIYLSSGKLVACDPLITNDMQPFTTDFPKGDFAVLLHKERESNCVAYAEIIFSHSEIAEWKLATTSGQDIKDLAEGEIFGYPVESGMGCFMDVDTQEKLNELEKRLYHSKGADFMGIYEEFFHEYFFDENGAIDQYAFLKPADEHPGTIFAFETGYGEGFYASYIAYDKNNAPVKVVTEFIEIS; encoded by the coding sequence ATGACGCACGTAGAGAATATAAAAAAGCTGTTTTCAAGAGATTTTGTAGAAAGTCCTTTGTTAGAAAGCTTTGAGGTTGGGAAAATTTACCTTTCTAGTGGAAAATTGGTAGCTTGTGACCCCTTGATCACAAATGATATGCAGCCTTTTACTACAGATTTCCCAAAAGGGGATTTTGCTGTTCTATTACATAAGGAGAGAGAAAGTAACTGCGTAGCCTATGCTGAAATTATTTTCAGTCACTCAGAAATCGCAGAATGGAAATTGGCAACTACTTCAGGTCAGGATATAAAAGACCTTGCAGAGGGTGAGATATTTGGTTATCCTGTAGAAAGTGGGATGGGTTGTTTTATGGATGTTGATACCCAGGAAAAACTTAATGAACTGGAAAAAAGATTGTATCACAGTAAAGGTGCCGACTTTATGGGAATTTATGAGGAGTTTTTCCACGAATATTTTTTCGATGAAAACGGAGCGATCGATCAATATGCCTTTTTGAAACCTGCGGATGAGCATCCGGGAACTATCTTTGCTTTCGAGACAGGATATGGAGAAGGTTTCTATGCCAGCTATATCGCGTATGATAAAAATAATGCGCCTGTAAAGGTAGTTACGGAATTTATTGAAATAAGTTAA
- a CDS encoding valine--tRNA ligase → MQISEKYNPQETEQKWYNYWLENKFFHSEPNDKPPYTIVIPPPNVTGILHMGHMLNNTIQDVLVRRARMQGFNACWVPGTDHASIATEAKVVAKLKSEGVNKSDITREEFLKHAWEWTDKYGGTILEQLKKLGCSCDWDRTRFTMEDKLSAQVIKSFVDLYNKGLIYRGYRMVNWDPEAKTNISDEEVIFKEQNGKLYFLKYKIEGSEEFLSVATTRPETIFGDTAVCINPNDERYAHLKGKNVIVPIVNRAVPIIEDEYVDIEFGTGALKITPAHDTNDYAIGQKHQLKMIDALDDDGNLNEYGLHYAGKNRFEVRKQIAKELEEKDLLLKAEDYVNKVGTSERTGAVIEPKISVQWFLKMSELAQPALDVVVDDEIKFYPEKFKNTYKHWMENIRDWNISRQLWWGQQIPAYYYGSGDEDFVVAETKEEALELAKQKTGNQNLTAESLTQDQDALDTWFSSWLWPMSVFDGLLDPENKDIQYYYPTSDLVTGPDIIFFWVARMIMAGLEYKKTVPFKNVYFTGIVRDKQRRKMSKSLGNSPDPLELIDKYGADGVRVGILLSAAAGNDLLFDEDLMLQGRNFMTKIWSAFRLINMWNHEDKPANVTENETIEWFENKLNKAIAEINDQFEKFRISDALHLVYKLIWDDFCSWYLEAIKPNYGEGISREVYEKTIYFFEELMKLLHPFMPFLTEELWQTISERSIEEALIISQQKKAGEFNETIIKNFEMAQELISGVRNYRQTKGISPKEAAEIYTGSSEFANEAVIRKLANISDIYFGEKTNKPSFTFLVGSTEVSIPLSENLDLAEEKTKTEDEIKYLKGFLISVEKKLSNEKFVANAKAEVVEAERKKQKDAQDKIAILEEKLKSL, encoded by the coding sequence ATGCAGATTTCAGAAAAGTATAATCCACAGGAAACAGAACAAAAATGGTACAACTACTGGTTGGAAAACAAGTTTTTCCATTCGGAGCCTAATGACAAGCCACCATATACCATCGTAATTCCTCCGCCAAACGTGACGGGGATCTTACACATGGGACATATGTTGAACAATACCATTCAGGATGTTCTGGTCCGCCGTGCAAGAATGCAGGGCTTTAATGCCTGCTGGGTTCCGGGAACAGATCACGCTTCAATTGCTACTGAAGCTAAAGTTGTTGCTAAACTGAAATCTGAGGGAGTCAATAAATCTGATATTACCCGGGAGGAGTTTTTAAAACATGCATGGGAATGGACTGACAAATATGGGGGAACCATCCTGGAACAGCTGAAAAAATTGGGTTGTTCATGCGACTGGGACAGAACCAGGTTTACGATGGAGGATAAGCTTTCAGCACAGGTAATTAAAAGTTTTGTTGATCTTTATAATAAAGGATTGATCTACAGAGGCTACAGAATGGTTAACTGGGATCCGGAAGCAAAAACGAACATATCTGATGAGGAAGTAATATTTAAAGAACAGAACGGGAAATTATATTTCCTGAAATATAAAATAGAAGGTTCAGAAGAATTCCTTTCTGTTGCGACGACGCGTCCTGAAACAATCTTTGGGGATACTGCTGTTTGTATCAATCCTAATGATGAAAGATATGCTCACCTGAAAGGTAAAAATGTGATCGTACCTATCGTGAACCGTGCGGTACCTATCATTGAAGATGAATATGTGGATATTGAATTTGGAACCGGGGCACTGAAAATTACTCCTGCTCACGATACCAATGACTACGCGATCGGGCAAAAACATCAGTTGAAAATGATTGATGCTTTAGATGATGATGGAAATCTTAATGAGTATGGATTACATTATGCCGGGAAAAACAGGTTTGAGGTAAGAAAACAGATTGCAAAAGAACTGGAAGAAAAAGATCTCCTTTTAAAAGCTGAGGATTATGTAAATAAGGTAGGTACTTCTGAAAGAACAGGAGCAGTGATCGAGCCTAAAATTTCTGTTCAATGGTTCCTGAAAATGTCTGAACTTGCTCAGCCTGCTTTGGATGTAGTAGTGGACGATGAAATTAAGTTTTATCCTGAAAAATTCAAAAATACCTATAAACATTGGATGGAAAACATCCGTGACTGGAATATTTCCCGCCAGCTTTGGTGGGGGCAGCAGATCCCCGCTTATTATTATGGAAGCGGAGATGAAGATTTTGTAGTTGCAGAAACAAAAGAAGAAGCTTTAGAATTAGCAAAACAAAAAACAGGGAACCAAAATCTTACAGCTGAAAGCCTTACACAAGATCAGGATGCTTTAGATACCTGGTTCTCATCATGGCTATGGCCTATGTCTGTATTTGACGGGCTTCTTGATCCTGAAAATAAAGATATTCAGTATTATTATCCTACTTCTGATCTGGTAACAGGTCCGGATATTATTTTCTTCTGGGTAGCGAGAATGATCATGGCCGGATTAGAATATAAAAAGACAGTTCCTTTTAAAAACGTTTATTTTACCGGTATTGTTAGAGATAAGCAAAGAAGAAAGATGTCCAAGTCTTTAGGAAACTCACCGGATCCTTTGGAATTAATTGATAAATATGGTGCTGATGGTGTGCGTGTTGGAATCTTACTAAGTGCTGCTGCAGGAAATGATCTCCTTTTTGATGAAGATCTTATGCTTCAGGGGAGAAATTTCATGACCAAGATCTGGAGTGCTTTCCGATTAATCAATATGTGGAATCATGAAGATAAACCGGCTAACGTAACGGAAAACGAGACAATAGAGTGGTTCGAAAATAAATTGAACAAAGCGATTGCTGAAATTAATGATCAGTTTGAGAAATTCAGAATTTCTGATGCTTTGCATTTGGTTTATAAATTAATCTGGGATGATTTCTGTTCGTGGTATCTGGAGGCTATCAAACCTAATTATGGTGAAGGGATTTCGAGAGAAGTATACGAAAAGACTATTTATTTCTTTGAAGAATTAATGAAATTACTTCATCCTTTTATGCCATTCCTTACGGAAGAATTATGGCAAACGATTTCGGAAAGAAGTATAGAGGAAGCGTTGATTATCTCTCAGCAGAAAAAAGCAGGAGAATTTAATGAGACTATTATCAAAAACTTTGAAATGGCTCAGGAACTTATTTCAGGAGTTAGAAACTATCGCCAGACGAAGGGGATTTCTCCTAAAGAGGCAGCTGAAATTTATACGGGTTCTTCAGAGTTTGCCAATGAAGCTGTTATCAGAAAACTGGCGAATATTTCAGACATTTATTTTGGTGAAAAAACAAATAAACCAAGTTTTACATTCCTGGTAGGTTCTACCGAAGTGTCCATTCCATTGAGCGAAAACCTGGATCTTGCTGAAGAGAAAACAAAAACGGAAGACGAAATAAAGTATTTGAAAGGATTTTTAATTTCTGTAGAAAAAAAGCTCTCCAACGAAAAATTTGTTGCCAATGCTAAAGCAGAAGTTGTAGAAGCGGAGCGTAAGAAACAGAAAGATGCACAGGATAAAATTGCTATTTTGGAAGAGAAGCTGAAGAGCTTATAA
- a CDS encoding DUF1573 domain-containing protein, which translates to MKKLIAGIALFGTFAIASAQTITFDKTTFDYGTIKPSADGTRFFTVTNTGDKPLVISNVKPSCGCTTPEFSTDPVMPGKSAKIKVGYNTTINGPFNKMIEVFSNDPANSRSVIYIKGNVDANAPEVAATPAKVETAADAKAAKKAAKAAKKVAAAK; encoded by the coding sequence ATGAAAAAATTAATTGCAGGAATTGCACTATTTGGAACATTTGCTATTGCATCTGCACAAACTATTACTTTTGATAAAACCACTTTCGATTATGGTACTATTAAGCCTAGTGCAGACGGTACAAGATTTTTTACAGTAACTAACACAGGTGATAAGCCTTTGGTAATTTCTAACGTAAAACCTTCTTGTGGATGTACAACTCCTGAATTTAGTACAGATCCTGTAATGCCAGGAAAATCTGCTAAAATCAAAGTTGGATACAATACGACAATCAACGGACCATTCAACAAAATGATTGAAGTATTTTCTAATGACCCGGCAAACAGCAGAAGTGTAATTTACATCAAAGGAAATGTAGATGCTAACGCTCCTGAAGTTGCAGCTACTCCTGCAAAGGTTGAAACTGCAGCAGATGCTAAAGCGGCTAAAAAAGCGGCTAAGGCAGCGAAAAAAGTTGCTGCGGCAAAATAA
- a CDS encoding polyphosphate kinase 2 family protein → MDTNFSDDFEVKGKFSIKKTSTEYKGPLTKQEGQAMLAIEKEKLRNLQEKLYADGSQSLLIILQAMDAAGKDSLIEHVFGGVNPQGCNVTSFKTPSSKEYAHDFLWRHYIALPQKGMIGIFNRSHYESVLVCKVHPEYNLSEKTWKSVKDFDAKFWENRYESIRNFEKHLSQNGTKIIKIFLNVSKKEQKQRLLDRINEQEKNWKFSAADLPERALFDQYMSAYEQAINETSKDYAPWYVLPADNKWFARVAAIQIIIDALEKMDLKYPALSDKDKKGLVDAKKALENE, encoded by the coding sequence ATGGACACCAATTTCTCAGACGATTTTGAAGTAAAAGGAAAATTTTCCATCAAAAAAACCTCAACGGAATACAAGGGACCTCTTACTAAACAAGAAGGACAGGCAATGCTGGCTATAGAAAAAGAAAAACTTCGTAACCTTCAGGAGAAGTTGTATGCGGATGGAAGCCAGTCTCTCCTTATCATCTTACAGGCGATGGATGCCGCAGGAAAAGACAGTCTTATTGAGCATGTGTTTGGTGGAGTAAATCCACAGGGCTGTAATGTAACAAGTTTTAAAACCCCAAGTTCAAAGGAATACGCCCATGATTTTTTATGGAGACATTATATTGCACTACCTCAAAAAGGAATGATCGGAATCTTTAACCGTTCACATTATGAAAGTGTTTTGGTTTGTAAGGTGCACCCGGAATACAATCTCAGTGAAAAAACATGGAAGTCCGTAAAAGATTTTGACGCCAAATTCTGGGAAAACAGATATGAGAGTATAAGAAATTTCGAAAAACACCTCTCTCAGAACGGAACTAAAATCATTAAAATATTTTTAAATGTTTCAAAAAAGGAACAAAAGCAAAGGCTGCTGGACAGAATTAACGAGCAAGAAAAAAACTGGAAGTTCTCGGCTGCTGATCTTCCGGAAAGGGCATTGTTTGATCAATATATGAGCGCTTATGAGCAGGCTATTAATGAGACTTCAAAAGATTATGCTCCGTGGTATGTGTTACCTGCAGACAATAAATGGTTTGCAAGAGTAGCCGCTATCCAGATCATTATTGATGCATTAGAAAAGATGGACCTTAAATATCCGGCACTTTCTGATAAGGACAAGAAAGGACTTGTTGATGCTAAAAAAGCCCTTGAGAACGAATAG
- a CDS encoding sigma-70 family RNA polymerase sigma factor, which produces MISREKEFAQLIKDNQGLIIKVSRLYTNSLEDEEDLFQEIVLQLWRSYDSFKGNSKISTWMYRVALNTAITLFRKKSKSLPTNELDINHKDFIEDDDEKQQQISLLYTVIKTLPNVERAIVMMYLDDLPYKDIAENLGITEVNARVKMNRLKKTLKEQMEKYA; this is translated from the coding sequence GTGATTTCCAGAGAAAAAGAATTTGCGCAGCTCATAAAAGATAATCAGGGATTGATTATCAAAGTTTCGCGTCTTTATACCAATTCTCTGGAAGATGAAGAAGATCTCTTTCAGGAAATTGTCCTGCAGCTTTGGAGAAGCTATGACTCCTTTAAAGGGAACTCAAAGATCTCCACATGGATGTATCGTGTTGCCTTAAATACAGCCATTACCCTTTTCAGAAAAAAAAGCAAGAGCCTTCCTACAAATGAGCTGGACATCAATCATAAAGACTTCATTGAGGATGATGATGAAAAACAACAGCAGATTTCACTTCTATACACCGTGATCAAGACATTGCCTAATGTAGAAAGAGCTATTGTAATGATGTATTTAGATGATTTGCCCTATAAGGATATCGCAGAAAACCTCGGGATAACTGAGGTAAATGCCCGTGTGAAAATGAACAGATTAAAGAAAACCCTTAAAGAACAGATGGAAAAATATGCCTGA
- a CDS encoding beta-carotene 15,15'-monooxygenase, giving the protein MPDFDLDSFKKTWQEQPVQQKYDNSEILNMLNRKSRNYVKYIFWISVFEFLLFSVMGLFYFFQGEETNGFLNVLEKLGARKTPEVENSFDKIYLILKILSLLVTAYFVYKFYQNYRRIKIEENLKGLITRIIKFKKTVNAFILISIVLLVAFTSIFTVFIFYALNSQNVEPANSAVIIFIIGTVLSTGLCVLLIWLYYRLVYGIIMRKLDKNLAQLRDIDSLEN; this is encoded by the coding sequence ATGCCTGATTTTGATTTAGACAGCTTTAAGAAAACATGGCAGGAACAGCCTGTTCAGCAAAAATACGACAATAGTGAGATTCTTAATATGCTCAACAGAAAGTCACGTAACTACGTGAAATATATTTTCTGGATAAGTGTTTTTGAATTTTTACTTTTCTCCGTAATGGGGCTATTTTATTTCTTTCAGGGAGAAGAAACCAATGGATTCCTCAACGTTTTAGAAAAACTGGGTGCTCGAAAAACTCCCGAAGTGGAAAACAGTTTTGACAAGATATATCTGATCCTTAAGATTCTTAGTTTACTTGTTACTGCCTATTTTGTCTATAAATTTTATCAGAATTATCGAAGAATAAAAATCGAAGAAAACCTTAAAGGCCTTATTACCCGAATTATTAAGTTCAAGAAGACGGTTAATGCCTTTATTTTAATCAGTATTGTTTTACTCGTTGCTTTTACTTCTATTTTTACAGTCTTTATTTTTTATGCGTTAAACTCTCAAAATGTAGAACCTGCCAACTCGGCCGTTATCATTTTCATCATAGGTACTGTATTGAGTACCGGACTCTGTGTTTTGCTGATCTGGTTATACTACAGACTTGTTTATGGAATTATCATGAGAAAACTTGATAAGAATCTTGCACAGCTAAGAGACATTGATTCCCTGGAAAATTAA
- a CDS encoding AMP-binding protein has protein sequence MALSYVSGASNIPLLGETIGKNLKRTVEKYPDHEALVSVQQNYRASYKEFYDQTTAVAKALIHLGTKSGDRIGIWSANRYEWVLLQYATARIGSILVNINPAYRTHELTYVLNQSEVRFIFSSLSFKTSNYKEMVEYAKEVCPTLEGAIFFDDSWEQFLEKGNSVSDETLRNFEENIEFDDPVNIQYTSGTTGFPKGVTLSHHNILNNGYFIGIRLHYSEKDRVCVPVPFYHCFGMVIGNICCTAHGACIVIPNESFDPDITLQVVSDEKCTSLYGVPTMFIAELAVKDFNTFDFSNLRTGVMAGSVCPQEIMKKVESLMNIKEMSICYGMTETSPVSTQTLIGTSLEKQVSTVGTVQDHLEIKIIDENGRTVERGEHGELCTRGYSVMLKYWNDPENTRKVIDDARWMHTGDLAVMDSEGYITISGRIKDLIIRGGENISPKEIEDFLYTYPNILDVQIIGVPSEKFGEEVMAWVKVRNGFDVTEDELLNYCTGKIAHYKIPKYWKFVEEFPMTISGKIRKVEMREISVKELKLDHLRNN, from the coding sequence ATGGCTTTATCTTATGTATCCGGAGCTTCAAATATTCCTTTACTTGGAGAAACAATCGGTAAAAACCTTAAAAGAACAGTTGAAAAATACCCTGATCATGAAGCTTTAGTTTCTGTTCAGCAGAACTATCGAGCAAGCTACAAAGAATTTTATGACCAGACCACAGCCGTTGCTAAAGCTCTTATTCACTTAGGCACAAAATCTGGTGACAGGATAGGAATCTGGTCTGCCAACAGGTATGAATGGGTACTGCTTCAATATGCTACTGCAAGAATTGGCAGCATTTTAGTGAATATAAATCCTGCATACAGAACTCACGAACTCACATACGTTCTCAATCAGTCAGAAGTTCGTTTTATTTTTTCTTCTTTATCCTTTAAGACCAGTAATTATAAAGAAATGGTTGAATATGCAAAGGAAGTATGCCCTACATTGGAAGGTGCTATTTTCTTTGACGACAGTTGGGAACAGTTTCTGGAAAAAGGAAATTCAGTTTCCGATGAAACCTTACGAAATTTTGAAGAAAATATCGAATTTGATGATCCCGTTAATATCCAATATACATCCGGTACAACCGGTTTTCCCAAAGGAGTTACCCTTTCCCATCATAATATCCTGAATAATGGTTACTTTATCGGAATAAGGTTGCATTACTCAGAAAAGGATAGAGTTTGTGTTCCAGTACCTTTTTATCATTGCTTTGGGATGGTTATAGGAAACATTTGTTGTACTGCACATGGCGCCTGTATTGTAATTCCCAATGAGAGCTTTGATCCGGACATTACCCTACAGGTGGTTTCTGATGAAAAATGCACGTCATTGTACGGAGTTCCTACCATGTTTATCGCTGAATTGGCAGTAAAAGATTTTAATACATTTGATTTCTCTAATTTAAGAACCGGAGTTATGGCCGGGTCTGTATGTCCACAAGAAATCATGAAAAAGGTGGAAAGTCTTATGAATATCAAAGAAATGAGTATTTGCTATGGAATGACGGAAACCTCACCGGTTTCAACCCAGACATTAATAGGAACATCTTTGGAAAAACAGGTAAGTACCGTAGGTACCGTTCAAGATCACCTTGAAATAAAAATCATAGATGAGAATGGTAGAACTGTGGAACGTGGTGAGCATGGCGAACTTTGTACCCGGGGATACTCTGTAATGCTCAAGTACTGGAATGATCCGGAAAATACAAGAAAGGTTATTGATGATGCCCGATGGATGCATACCGGCGACCTTGCTGTAATGGATTCTGAAGGTTATATTACCATTTCCGGAAGAATAAAAGATCTCATTATCCGTGGTGGTGAAAATATTTCCCCAAAGGAAATTGAAGATTTTCTATACACCTATCCCAACATCCTGGATGTGCAGATTATAGGTGTTCCCAGCGAAAAGTTCGGAGAAGAAGTAATGGCATGGGTGAAGGTGAGGAATGGCTTTGATGTAACCGAAGATGAACTTCTTAACTACTGTACCGGGAAGATTGCCCATTACAAGATTCCTAAATACTGGAAATTTGTAGAAGAATTCCCAATGACGATTTCAGGAAAAATAAGAAAGGTTGAAATGCGTGAAATCTCGGTTAAAGAATTAAAACTAGACCACTTAAGGAACAATTAA